One Bacillota bacterium genomic region harbors:
- the queF gene encoding preQ(1) synthase has product MAGEPEYRFEALGHPVREPRRKLETFPKPEGVENVILSSDEVTSLCPVTGQPDWETVTIEYAPDRLCIESKSLKLYLWSFREEGVFAEALAARIAQDVQAAARPHWVRVRVEQKPRGGIRIVATAAAGTGAERA; this is encoded by the coding sequence ATGGCGGGCGAGCCGGAGTACCGCTTCGAGGCGCTGGGCCATCCGGTGCGCGAGCCGAGGCGGAAGCTGGAGACCTTCCCAAAGCCCGAGGGCGTCGAGAACGTCATCCTCTCCAGCGACGAGGTGACCAGCCTCTGCCCGGTGACGGGCCAGCCGGACTGGGAGACGGTCACCATCGAGTACGCCCCCGACCGGCTCTGCATCGAGTCGAAGAGCCTGAAACTCTACCTCTGGAGCTTCCGCGAGGAAGGCGTCTTCGCCGAGGCGCTGGCCGCGCGCATCGCGCAGGACGTGCAGGCGGCCGCCCGGCCGCACTGGGTGCGGGTGCGGGTGGAGCAGAAGCCGCGCGGCGGCATCCGCATCGTGGCCACGGCCGCGGCCGGGACCGGGGCCGAGCGGGCGTAG
- the lipA gene encoding lipoyl synthase, with the protein MAEAATGARPDWLRVRVAAGPNYRQVRELGQSLALHTVCEEARCPNIFDCWERRTATFMILGDTCTRACRYCAVQTGWPGFVDWEEPERVAEAVAQLGLRHAVVTCVTRDDIPDGGAAVFAATVRAIRRRSPGTSVEVLTSDFLGRMESVRTVMEARPDIFNHNIETVRRLHPEVRLKGGYERSLAVLAEAHRLAPEIPTKSGLMVGLGESFEEIEATMRDLLAVGVSILTVGQYLRPSSSKRHVPVARYYRPEEFGRLKERALELGFRVVEAGPFVRSSYHADQQVARLRG; encoded by the coding sequence ATGGCGGAGGCGGCGACCGGCGCCAGGCCCGACTGGCTGAGGGTGCGCGTGGCGGCGGGTCCCAACTACCGGCAGGTGCGGGAGCTGGGCCAGAGCCTCGCCCTGCACACCGTCTGCGAGGAGGCGCGCTGCCCCAACATCTTCGACTGCTGGGAGCGACGCACGGCCACGTTCATGATCCTGGGCGACACCTGCACCCGCGCCTGCCGCTACTGCGCGGTCCAGACCGGCTGGCCGGGCTTCGTCGACTGGGAGGAGCCCGAGCGGGTGGCGGAGGCGGTAGCGCAGCTGGGGCTCCGCCACGCCGTCGTCACCTGCGTCACCCGGGACGACATCCCCGACGGAGGCGCGGCCGTCTTCGCCGCCACCGTCCGGGCCATCCGGCGGCGCTCGCCGGGGACGAGCGTCGAGGTGCTCACCTCGGACTTCCTGGGGCGGATGGAGTCGGTGCGGACGGTGATGGAGGCGCGGCCCGACATCTTCAACCACAACATCGAGACGGTCCGGCGCCTCCATCCCGAGGTACGGCTGAAGGGGGGCTACGAGCGGTCGCTGGCGGTGCTGGCCGAGGCGCACCGCCTGGCGCCGGAGATTCCGACCAAGTCCGGTCTGATGGTGGGCCTGGGGGAGAGCTTCGAGGAGATCGAGGCGACCATGCGCGATCTCCTCGCCGTGGGCGTCTCCATCCTGACCGTCGGCCAGTACCTCCGGCCCAGCAGCTCCAAGCGCCACGTACCCGTCGCGCGCTACTACCGGCCGGAGGAGTTCGGCAGGCTCAAGGAACGCGCTCTCGAGCTCGGCTTCCGCGTGGTCGAGGCGGGACCCTTCGTCCGCAGCTCCTACCACGCCGACCAGCAGGTGGCGCGGCTGCGCGGATAG
- a CDS encoding thiamine pyrophosphate-dependent dehydrogenase E1 component subunit alpha — protein sequence MADERKPAGAPAGSGGRAPLPAAGREELEALGRSGLGNDQLLGLHRQMVRARLLDQRMWQLNRQGLAPFVISAQGHEAAQVGAGAAFVPGHDFFYPYYRDYALALAIGFTPYEILLGLLARAGDPASGARQMPGHFNSRRLHVVSQSSPVGTQIPQAVGTALASKLRGEDAVTYVSFGDGTTAEGDFHEGLNFAAIHRLPVVFFCENNQYAISEPLEKEMAVPRVADRAAAYGMPGASVDGNDVLAVYRAVREAVERARAGGGPTLVEAVTYRTTPHSSDDDDRTYRTREEVEAWKARDPIPRFEALLRAAGLLDEAGLRRVWQEAQAEVDAATDQALAAPEPDPGELTRHLFYEGKPFGPEPSPYGPRLGRAGGA from the coding sequence ATGGCCGACGAGAGGAAGCCGGCGGGAGCGCCGGCCGGTTCCGGGGGGCGCGCCCCGCTTCCCGCGGCCGGCCGCGAGGAGCTGGAGGCGCTGGGCCGCTCGGGCCTGGGCAACGACCAGCTCCTGGGGCTCCACCGCCAGATGGTCCGCGCGCGCCTCCTGGACCAGCGCATGTGGCAGCTGAACCGACAGGGGCTGGCGCCCTTCGTCATCTCCGCCCAGGGCCACGAGGCCGCGCAGGTGGGCGCGGGGGCGGCCTTCGTGCCGGGTCACGACTTCTTCTACCCCTACTACCGCGACTACGCGCTGGCGCTGGCCATCGGCTTCACGCCCTATGAGATCCTGCTCGGCCTGCTGGCCCGCGCGGGCGACCCCGCCTCGGGTGCCCGGCAGATGCCGGGCCATTTCAACTCGCGGCGGTTGCACGTGGTCAGCCAGTCCAGCCCCGTGGGCACCCAGATCCCCCAGGCGGTGGGCACCGCCCTGGCCTCCAAGTTGCGCGGCGAGGACGCGGTCACCTACGTCTCCTTCGGGGACGGCACCACCGCCGAGGGCGACTTCCACGAAGGGCTCAACTTCGCCGCCATCCACCGGCTGCCGGTGGTCTTCTTCTGCGAGAACAACCAGTACGCCATCTCCGAGCCGCTGGAGAAGGAGATGGCCGTCCCGCGCGTGGCCGATCGGGCGGCCGCCTACGGCATGCCCGGCGCCAGCGTCGACGGCAACGACGTGCTCGCCGTCTACCGCGCCGTGCGCGAGGCGGTGGAGCGGGCCCGGGCGGGCGGCGGGCCGACGCTGGTGGAGGCGGTCACCTACCGGACCACGCCTCACTCCTCCGACGACGACGACCGGACCTACCGCACGCGCGAGGAAGTGGAGGCCTGGAAGGCGCGCGACCCCATCCCCCGTTTCGAGGCGCTCCTCCGCGCGGCGGGCCTGCTGGACGAGGCCGGGCTCCGCCGCGTCTGGCAGGAGGCGCAGGCGGAGGTGGACGCCGCCACCGACCAGGCGCTGGCGGCGCCGGAGCCCGACCCGGGCGAGCTGACGCGCCACCTCTTCTACGAGGGCAAGCCCTTCGGACCCGAGCCCAGCCCCTACGGCCCGCGTCTGGGCCGGGCGGGAGGTGCGTGA
- a CDS encoding molybdopterin oxidoreductase family protein → MAALVRGAGERARAEEASGGGRRLVRGVCPHDCWDTCSFVTTVEEREGTPRAVRIEGDATMPVTRGFLCVKVNRYLERVYHPERLLYPMRRVGRKGEGRFERIGWEEALETVADRLRRIIAESGPEAILPYSYAGVMGLLQEASMDRRFFHRLGASRLERTICSTAAESALQLTYGGRLGPDPEEIPAARLILLWGIDPAATNVHMLPLLDEARRRGATVVGLDPYRHDTARRADLWLQPRPGSDGALALALMHILARDGRLDRAYLERNTVGWEELEPRLERYTPAWAAPITGLEAAEIEELGRLYGSEPRSLLRAGYGLQRHGNGGQTIRNLSLLPALTGAWRYPGCGFLLSNSSAFPVDRRALQRPDLLGERRPRRINMIRLGDALLGDPEALGAPPGTPPEEVAPIRALFVYNSNPAAVAPDQEKVLRGLAREDLFLVVSELVMTETARYADILLPATSQLEQLDVHTSYWHLYVQLNEPAIPPLGEAVPNTELFRRLAAHMGFEEACFRETDEEMIRQALTPAGIPLERLRAEHSVRLDLPRPWLPYADCRGADGRGRLPTPSGLIEIASERAERAGIGRLPDWTPEAESPEGDPALARRYPLQLVSPAAKHFLNSSFANVESLRRNEVRPTVFVHPRDAEARGIRDGQLVALWNDRGRVLLWARVDGRATRPGVLVSPSLWWLRDSPGGRNVNALTSQRPADLGGGATFHGTLVEAAP, encoded by the coding sequence ATGGCGGCTCTGGTCCGCGGGGCGGGGGAGCGTGCGCGGGCGGAGGAGGCGAGCGGGGGCGGCCGCCGCCTCGTCCGCGGCGTCTGCCCCCACGACTGCTGGGACACCTGCTCCTTCGTCACCACCGTGGAGGAGCGGGAGGGCACGCCGCGCGCCGTCCGCATCGAGGGCGACGCGACGATGCCGGTGACGCGGGGCTTCCTCTGCGTCAAGGTCAACCGTTACCTGGAGCGCGTCTACCACCCGGAGCGGCTGCTCTACCCCATGCGGCGGGTGGGGCGGAAGGGCGAGGGGCGCTTCGAGCGCATCGGCTGGGAGGAGGCGCTGGAGACCGTCGCCGACCGCCTCCGCCGGATCATCGCCGAGTCCGGGCCGGAGGCGATCCTCCCTTACAGCTACGCGGGCGTGATGGGCCTCCTCCAGGAAGCCTCCATGGACCGGCGCTTCTTCCACCGCCTCGGCGCCTCGCGGCTGGAGCGGACCATCTGCTCCACAGCCGCCGAGAGCGCGCTCCAGCTGACCTACGGCGGGCGGCTCGGCCCCGACCCGGAGGAGATCCCCGCCGCGCGGCTGATCCTCCTCTGGGGCATCGACCCGGCGGCGACCAACGTCCACATGCTGCCGCTCCTCGACGAGGCGCGCCGCCGGGGCGCCACCGTCGTCGGCCTCGACCCCTACCGGCACGACACCGCCAGGCGCGCCGACCTCTGGCTGCAGCCGCGGCCGGGGAGCGACGGCGCGCTCGCCCTGGCGCTGATGCACATCCTCGCTCGCGACGGCCGCCTCGACCGGGCCTACCTCGAGCGGAACACCGTCGGCTGGGAGGAGCTGGAGCCGCGCCTCGAGCGCTACACGCCCGCCTGGGCGGCGCCGATCACCGGCCTCGAGGCGGCGGAGATCGAGGAGCTCGGCCGCCTCTACGGGAGCGAGCCGCGCTCGCTCCTCCGCGCCGGCTACGGCCTCCAGCGGCACGGGAACGGCGGCCAGACCATCCGCAATCTCTCGCTCCTGCCCGCGCTGACGGGCGCCTGGCGGTACCCGGGCTGCGGCTTCCTCCTCTCGAACAGCTCGGCCTTCCCCGTCGACCGGCGGGCGCTCCAGCGGCCCGACCTGCTGGGCGAGCGCCGGCCGCGCCGCATCAACATGATCCGGCTGGGCGACGCGCTCCTCGGCGACCCGGAGGCGCTGGGCGCCCCGCCCGGCACCCCGCCGGAGGAAGTGGCCCCCATCCGCGCCCTCTTCGTCTACAACTCCAACCCCGCCGCGGTGGCACCGGACCAGGAGAAGGTGCTGCGGGGGCTCGCGCGCGAGGACCTCTTCCTGGTCGTCTCGGAGCTGGTGATGACGGAGACGGCGCGCTACGCCGACATCCTCCTCCCGGCCACCTCGCAGCTGGAGCAGCTGGATGTCCATACCAGTTACTGGCACCTCTACGTCCAGCTGAACGAGCCGGCCATCCCGCCGCTCGGCGAGGCGGTTCCCAACACCGAGCTCTTCCGCCGCCTGGCGGCGCACATGGGCTTCGAGGAAGCCTGCTTCCGCGAGACGGACGAGGAGATGATCCGCCAGGCGCTCACGCCCGCGGGGATCCCGCTCGAGCGGCTGCGCGCGGAGCACTCCGTCCGCCTCGACCTGCCGCGGCCCTGGCTGCCTTACGCTGACTGCCGCGGCGCCGACGGCCGCGGGCGCCTGCCGACGCCCTCCGGCCTGATCGAGATCGCCTCGGAGCGGGCGGAGCGCGCGGGCATCGGCCGCCTCCCCGACTGGACGCCGGAGGCGGAGAGCCCGGAGGGCGACCCGGCGCTGGCCCGCCGCTACCCGCTCCAGCTGGTCAGCCCGGCGGCCAAGCACTTTCTCAACTCCAGCTTCGCCAACGTGGAGTCGCTGCGCCGGAACGAGGTCCGACCGACGGTCTTCGTCCACCCCCGCGACGCCGAGGCCCGCGGCATCCGCGACGGCCAGCTGGTA
- a CDS encoding queuosine precursor transporter, with protein YGFRRSRLVIWTGFAANLMAVLVYAAVTALPAPAFWHGAAAYDAVLGVTPRVAASSMLAYFAGEFANSAVLSKMKLLTGGRWLWTRTIGSTAVGEGIDTLIFITGTFLGSVPPAVLGQMIAAQYAWKVLYEAAATPLTYAVVGWLKRVEGVDAFDHGVRYTPFSLEVD; from the coding sequence TACGGCTTCCGGCGCTCGCGCCTCGTCATCTGGACCGGCTTCGCCGCCAACCTGATGGCGGTGCTGGTCTACGCCGCGGTGACGGCGTTGCCGGCGCCGGCCTTCTGGCACGGAGCCGCCGCCTACGACGCGGTCCTGGGCGTGACGCCGCGCGTGGCGGCCTCCTCCATGCTGGCCTACTTCGCCGGCGAGTTCGCCAACTCGGCGGTGCTGAGCAAGATGAAGCTTCTCACCGGCGGCCGTTGGCTCTGGACGCGGACCATCGGCTCGACGGCGGTGGGCGAGGGCATCGACACCCTGATCTTCATCACGGGCACCTTCCTCGGCTCGGTCCCCCCGGCCGTCCTCGGGCAGATGATCGCGGCGCAGTACGCCTGGAAGGTGCTCTACGAGGCGGCCGCGACGCCCCTCACCTACGCCGTGGTGGGCTGGCTGAAGCGCGTCGAGGGCGTCGACGCCTTCGACCACGGCGTGCGCTACACGCCCTTCTCCCTGGAGGTGGACTGA
- a CDS encoding alpha-ketoacid dehydrogenase subunit beta translates to MAERTLIQAINEALRQAMEEDESVILLGEDVGVRGGVFRASEGLIERFGPERVIDTPLAESSIVGVAIGASVNGLRPVAEIQFADYIHPAFNQIVNEAARMRYRSNGDWGCPLVVRAPYGAGVHGGLYHSQSVEALFYHVPGLKIVTPSTPYDAKGLLLAAIRDPDPVLFFEHKKAYRLIRAEVPEEPYELPIGRAEVRRPGRHVSVFSYGLAVHWCLEAADRLWREEGIDAEVIDLRTLAPLDRESLLASARKTGRVLIVHEDNKTGGVGAELAALVAEEALFDLDAPVRRLAAPDVPAAPFAHNLEAVFLPDAERVAAAIRELARF, encoded by the coding sequence ATGGCGGAACGGACGCTCATCCAGGCCATCAACGAGGCGCTCCGGCAGGCCATGGAGGAGGACGAGAGCGTCATCCTCCTGGGCGAGGACGTGGGGGTGCGCGGCGGCGTCTTCCGCGCCAGCGAAGGGCTGATCGAGCGCTTTGGCCCGGAGCGGGTGATCGACACGCCGCTGGCGGAGTCCTCCATCGTCGGCGTGGCCATCGGCGCCTCGGTCAACGGCCTGCGCCCGGTGGCCGAGATCCAGTTCGCCGACTACATCCACCCCGCCTTCAACCAGATCGTCAACGAGGCGGCGCGCATGCGCTACCGCTCCAACGGCGACTGGGGCTGCCCGCTGGTCGTCCGCGCGCCCTACGGGGCGGGTGTGCACGGCGGCCTCTACCACTCGCAGAGCGTCGAGGCGCTCTTCTATCACGTGCCCGGCCTCAAGATCGTCACCCCCTCCACGCCCTACGACGCCAAGGGGCTCCTCCTGGCCGCCATCCGCGACCCCGACCCGGTGCTCTTCTTCGAGCACAAGAAGGCCTACCGCCTCATCCGCGCCGAGGTGCCCGAGGAGCCTTACGAGCTGCCCATCGGACGCGCCGAGGTGCGCCGGCCGGGGCGGCACGTGAGCGTCTTCAGCTACGGCCTGGCGGTCCACTGGTGCCTGGAGGCGGCCGACCGCCTCTGGCGGGAGGAAGGGATCGACGCCGAGGTGATCGACCTGCGCACGCTGGCGCCCCTGGACCGGGAGAGCCTCCTCGCCTCGGCGCGCAAGACGGGCCGCGTGCTCATCGTCCACGAGGACAACAAGACCGGTGGCGTGGGCGCCGAGCTGGCCGCACTGGTGGCCGAGGAGGCGCTCTTCGACCTGGACGCGCCCGTCCGGCGCCTGGCGGCGCCCGACGTGCCCGCCGCGCCCTTCGCGCACAACCTGGAGGCCGTCTTCCTGCCCGACGCGGAGCGGGTGGCGGCGGCCATCCGCGAGCTGGCCCGCTTCTGA
- a CDS encoding 2-oxo acid dehydrogenase subunit E2: protein MTQATTQVIMPQLGESVTEGTIARWLKQPGEEVRRFEPLVEVVTDKVTAEVPAPAGGVLEAILVPEGETVRVGTPIATLRGAEATAAVSAAGGGPGEAARAEPAPAAAPEAGASPGTQAAPAGGEGADGLHPWRGRYSPVVRRLAREHGIDLDSLRGTGAHGRVTREDVLAALERRKEEATAGLRSEATAGTEAQAAPAPVPQAPAAAPAAQAAPGGDRLVPLDPIRRTMARRMVEAKQTIPHAWTMVEVDVTGLARLRERVQEEFRRREGFELTFLPFMLEAVARALGDFPMLNATWTEEGVLLHQAVHLGIAVAADSGLVVPVIRNADALSLVGLARAARQLAEKARAGRLALEDVQGGTFTVDNTGATGSVLSYPIINPPQVAIITMERVVKRPVVVETADGEGLAVRSMMNVCLSIDHRVIDGALAGRFLAAVRRRLEGYRPEQEFL, encoded by the coding sequence ATGACGCAGGCGACGACCCAGGTGATCATGCCCCAGCTCGGCGAGAGCGTGACCGAGGGGACCATCGCGCGCTGGCTCAAGCAGCCCGGCGAGGAGGTACGCCGCTTCGAGCCGCTGGTGGAGGTGGTCACCGACAAGGTGACCGCCGAGGTGCCCGCTCCTGCCGGCGGCGTCCTGGAGGCGATCCTGGTCCCCGAGGGCGAGACCGTTCGCGTCGGCACGCCCATCGCTACCCTGCGGGGCGCCGAGGCGACGGCCGCGGTCTCGGCGGCGGGCGGCGGGCCGGGGGAGGCGGCGAGGGCGGAGCCGGCGCCGGCCGCCGCCCCGGAAGCCGGCGCCTCGCCCGGGACGCAGGCCGCCCCGGCCGGCGGCGAGGGCGCCGACGGGCTGCACCCGTGGCGCGGGCGCTACTCGCCGGTGGTCCGCCGGCTCGCCCGCGAGCACGGCATCGACCTGGACAGCCTCCGCGGGACGGGCGCGCACGGCCGCGTCACCCGCGAGGACGTGCTGGCCGCGCTGGAACGGCGGAAGGAGGAGGCGACGGCGGGGCTCCGGTCGGAGGCGACCGCGGGGACGGAGGCGCAGGCCGCGCCGGCGCCGGTCCCCCAGGCCCCCGCCGCCGCGCCCGCGGCGCAGGCCGCGCCCGGCGGCGACCGCCTGGTGCCGCTCGACCCGATCCGGCGGACGATGGCGCGGCGCATGGTCGAGGCGAAGCAGACGATCCCCCACGCCTGGACCATGGTGGAGGTGGACGTGACCGGACTGGCTCGGCTGCGCGAGCGGGTCCAGGAGGAGTTCCGGCGCCGCGAGGGCTTCGAGCTCACCTTCCTGCCCTTCATGCTGGAGGCGGTGGCGCGGGCGCTCGGCGACTTCCCCATGCTCAACGCCACCTGGACGGAGGAGGGTGTCCTCCTGCACCAGGCGGTCCATCTCGGCATCGCGGTGGCCGCCGACTCCGGCCTGGTGGTGCCCGTGATCCGGAACGCCGACGCGCTCAGCCTGGTGGGCCTGGCGCGGGCGGCGCGGCAGCTGGCCGAGAAGGCCCGGGCAGGCAGGCTGGCGCTGGAGGACGTGCAGGGCGGCACCTTCACCGTCGACAACACCGGCGCCACCGGCTCGGTCCTCTCCTACCCGATCATCAACCCGCCCCAGGTGGCCATTATCACCATGGAGCGTGTGGTCAAGCGGCCCGTGGTGGTGGAGACGGCCGACGGGGAGGGCCTGGCGGTGCGCAGTATGATGAACGTGTGTCTCTCCATCGACCACCGCGTCATCGACGGGGCGCTGGCCGGGCGCTTCCTGGCGGCGGTCAGGCGGCGCCTGGAGGGCTACCGCCCCGAGCAGGAGTTCCTCTGA